CAGTCTCGCCGTGGCGGTGGATGCCGGAGGCACCACCAACGCTTTCGGGTTCATTCAGATTCAGAATGCTGACGGCACTTTTTCACGCCTTAACCTGGGCAACGGCGGCGGAGCTCTCCAGAACATCCCCGCGAACGTCGGCGACACGCGCACGATCGAAGTCGACTTTACCTATAACGGCGCCAATGCGGAGCTAAGTGTCCTCATCGGCGACAACGGGGTCACCTTGCTGGCAGGCGCCGAGATGAACGCGGAGCGATTCTGAGTCCCAATTCCGCGCCAGGAAGACCTTTCATCGGCCGAGTCCCGCTCTCAGTCGGCGCTGAGGTGTCGAGCCTGAGTGCGCTCCGCCGCGGCTGAACTCTTGCTGCGCACACGGGACCTTGCCTCGGCCATGAGTGCGCAGCAGACGGCGAAGACCGCGCTGATAGCCGCCGTTCTCAGCGGGAACTCGACGAAGCTGTGCGCGAGAATGACCGCCGCGCCGATGCTTGCGGCACGCGCAAATTGGTCAGGCTCATCTGCGCGCCAGACGCGTACCACGCGCCAAAGCCACCAGAGCAGGAACAGAGCGATGAGGATCAGCCCCGGTATGCCTGTCTCAAGGGCAAGCTCCAGATAATCGTTGTGGGCGTGGTTCATGTACCAACGGTCGACCCGCTGCGGGTCCTCATACATCGGATAGATTTGCGGGAAGGTTCCCACTCCTGATCCGAGCGGTAGATAGTCCTTGGTCGCTTCGATCGTTGTCCCGAAAGCCGTGTAGCGAGAACTCTGCGAGGTTCGAGCAGCGTCGGTGGTGAGATTGTTTCCGAAAGGTGTGGACAGGACGAGCGCGATCGATGCGCCGAGAAGTGCAACGATCGCCGCGCCACCCCACACGGGAACCCGCCTGCCGCGGAAGAAGATCATCAGGGCGGTCGCAGCCACGGTCGGCACGGCGAGTCCGATGCCGGCGAGTGAGCGGTTCACGGCGATTCCGACGACCAGCACCGCCAAGGCGCCAAGCAATATGATGAGCACCCCCGACCGTTTCTGAACGGAGCTACCCTTGCGAACGGCGGCGAGATAAAGCGCGGCAACGAACGGAATGGCTACAACCATCAGTTCGGCCATGTTGTTGGTATTGGCGAAGAATCCCGTTGCTGCGTTTCGATTGGCGATGCGGTAGAGATAAAGCCGGGAGGTTTCTCCTCCACTGAGCTGAAGGGCGCCGAGCCCAACCCCGACCGCAGTCACGGAGATCAGAGCCCCTGCCAGCCACCTGGGCGTGAATGCGCCCAGCCTGAACATGCCGAACAGGATCGCGACTGCCGGAAGCGCCCACAGGGCCGACGCGATGGTACGCGTTGGCGCCAGCGAGATGGGCAACCACGGAAGCGGCTGTCCGAGCATCTGAAAGCCCCTGGCAATCGGCTCGCGTCCGGCCAATGACGTCCAGAGTGCCGGCGGCAATGGGATCAGGTGAAGGATGACGAGAGCCGCCGAAAAGGCGACCAGCCACATCAACTGCTTCCCCGCC
The nucleotide sequence above comes from Sphingosinicella sp. BN140058. Encoded proteins:
- a CDS encoding O-antigen ligase produces the protein MKHLLRVAIVPAYLVLCLVLGGASGGGHWANMVLQLLALPLVAAGVLIRRNTPMASAGKQLMWLVAFSAALVILHLIPLPPALWTSLAGREPIARGFQMLGQPLPWLPISLAPTRTIASALWALPAVAILFGMFRLGAFTPRWLAGALISVTAVGVGLGALQLSGGETSRLYLYRIANRNAATGFFANTNNMAELMVVAIPFVAALYLAAVRKGSSVQKRSGVLIILLGALAVLVVGIAVNRSLAGIGLAVPTVAATALMIFFRGRRVPVWGGAAIVALLGASIALVLSTPFGNNLTTDAARTSQSSRYTAFGTTIEATKDYLPLGSGVGTFPQIYPMYEDPQRVDRWYMNHAHNDYLELALETGIPGLILIALFLLWWLWRVVRVWRADEPDQFARAASIGAAVILAHSFVEFPLRTAAISAVFAVCCALMAEARSRVRSKSSAAAERTQARHLSAD